Proteins from one Megalopta genalis isolate 19385.01 chromosome 1, iyMegGena1_principal, whole genome shotgun sequence genomic window:
- the LOC117217984 gene encoding uncharacterized protein LOC117217984: MVHRTQRQHQSAAVHQQTQSTQAAAAGTTTATRKSVGVMGSRRIFAPTFKLKVLDSYRNDIDCRGNQRATARKYGIHRRQIQKWLQCEETLRNNCGDTSNSNSNNNNTTAVVATATVISSTGVSKPDGTVTEATGPAVTPAAPALNLSLARLHGDELATQQGPPPLLPHPPHGGAPSSPQYVAQCATTPAMPVRYPEYTINQEQRHLRRETDDRVQESVHDYRDTEQQQSRYYITNTDGNHREIESSSYDGRGEIKVYQNLTSYHRVLQRTEHRYVEAEMNHQHHQHHHRSPSHNRSQQSHGDVDSPVDGKPSYGLLLAPSMIKTERASPDSAATPGPCESTFSPCAPRGPLSPVSRSPTSNSSSSSASYAYIDSPRAPASPCLHVHIHAHASPLSDSEKPIRDSTKSHIGEKGPEDTADEIGGAIVKEELMIEEEQEASEDGREAAVSYVDYQRPPPVGSRPVSPMPEREGYSLPSSPRRPASSGRSSSSYSDSEMDPLDCSSGSQNSSNDLVRRRSFSLRFKLDVLDAFHRDVSVAGNQRATARKFGINRRQVQKWLGQEDDLRGEITVRGNSRQRLGPVQDVASGESPVDLRTSTYASGLSQDRIAVEYETSPPPPPLLYCCDLGSSSQHLPYYQRSVLADPASEGEQTASCTFSCCLESNHAAASVTSYYQEVSLRGSCYSDPAIGRYCYSPIEYPTEIRCVSEFAEEAATTSSRKRHHCDQPCCYEEPQSPKKIYLELEEPARTGSACQESPARETPPQQAPLQQAPPREAPPQETPLCLVKPKRSPVSSPSRTEPVTSTVPTPPMTSTVPTPPMTSTTVPTPPATSSVSTLPVTINLLPTLPVTSAIAAQPVTNTIPTQAVTNAGPTPPAAAAPPPAAAGPTTQDAILFKPYLDNPVSKPPKEPTVQRDLSPVSNQNVNNNNNNNNNNNNCQSICNFNEARGHDYALEFSLRLPISWRAHPSSYTEFPQVRSAFVRYPSSPHYT; encoded by the coding sequence ATGGTGCATCGAACGCAGCGGCAACATCAATCCGCGGCAGTGCACCAGCAGACGCAGTCGACGCAGGCGGCAGCCGCCGGTACGACGACTGCCACGAGGAAATCGGTCGGAGTGATGGGCAGCAGACGAATATTCGCGCCGACATTTAAGTTGAAAGTTCTCGATTCGTATCGCAACGACATCGACTGTCGCGGCAATCAGCGGGCCACCGCGAGAAAGTACGGGATTCATCGACGTCAGATACAAAAGTGGTTACAGTGCGAGGAGACCCTGCGTAACAATTGCGGCGACActagcaacagcaacagcaacaacaacaacaccactGCCGTCGTTGCAACGGCCACGGTGATCTCGTCGACGGGTGTTTCCAAGCCGGACGGTACCGTGACGGAAGCCACGGGGCCTGCCGTGACTCCAGCCGCGCCGGCCTTGAACCTCAGCCTGGCCAGACTGCACGGCGACGAGCTGGCTACACAGCAAGGGCCCCCACCTCTTCTTCCTCATCCTCCTCACGGTGGTGCACCCTCGTCGCCCCAATACGTGGCTCAATGCGCCACGACTCCTGCGATGCCTGTCCGCTATCCGGAGTATACCATCAATCAAGAGCAACGTCATCTTCGTCGCGAGACGGACGATCGCGTCCAGGAATCCGTCCACGACTACAGGGACACCGAACAACAACAGTCTAGGTACTACATCACGAATACGGATGGAAATCATCGGGAGATCGAGAGTTCGTCGTACGATGGTCGCGGCGAGATTAAAGTCTACCAAAACCTGACGAGCTATCATCGGGTGTTACAGCGTACAGAACATCGTTACGTCGAGGCCGAGATGAACCATCAGCATCATCAGCATCATCATCGTTCACCGAGCCACAATCGGTCCCAGCAGAGCCACGGGGACGTGGACTCCCCCGTAGACGGGAAACCATCGTACGGTTTGCTACTAGCGCCGTCGATGATAAAGACGGAGCGAGCGAGCCCAGACTCGGCGGCGACGCCAGGGCCGTGCGAGTCGACGTTCTCGCCCTGTGCCCCTCGGGGCCCGCTCTCGCCCGTTTCGCGTTCACCcaccagcaacagcagcagcagctccGCGTCGTACGCTTACATCGACTCCCCGCGAGCGCCCGCTAGCCCGTGCCTGCACGTGCACATTCACGCACACGCGTCCCCTTTGTCGGATTCCGAGAAGCCGATCCGGGACTCGACGAAGTCCCATATCGGAGAGAAGGGGCCGGAGGACACGGCGGATGAGATCGGCGGGGCGATCGTCAAGGAGGAATTGATGATCGAGGAAGAGCAGGAGGCCAGCGAGGACGGAAGGGAGGCTGCCGTCTCTTACGTTGATTATCAAAGGCCACCACCTGTCGGCTCGCGTCCGGTGAGCCCGATGCCCGAACGGGAAGGGTATTCTTTGCCCTCGAGCCCGCGCAGACCCGCCAGTTCCGGCCGGTCCAGTAGCAGTTACTCCGACAGCGAAATGGACCCTCTGGACTGCTCTTCCGGCAGCCAGAACTCGTCGAACGATCTCGTACGGCGACGCTCGTTCTCCCTACGATTCAAGCTGGACGTTCTGGACGCGTTTCATCGGGACGTCAGCGTCGCCGGGAACCAACGAGCGACCGCCAGGAAATTCGGCATCAACCGCCGCCAGGTGCAGAAATGGCTCGGCCAAGAGGACGATCTTAGGGGCGAGATCACGGTCCGCGGAAACTCGCGGCAACGACTGGGCCCCGTCCAGGATGTCGCTTCCGGTGAGTCACCGGTCGATCTCCGGACGTCAACCTATGCGTCCGGCTTATCGCAAGATCGGATCGCAGTGGAATACGAGacatcgccgccgccgccgccgctgctttACTGCTGCGACCTGGGCTCCTCCTCGCAGCATCTTCCATACTACCAGCGCTCGGTCCTAGCGGACCCGGCCTCGGAGGGCGAGCAGACGGCTTCTTGCACCTTCTCCTGCTGTCTGGAGAGCAACCACGCGGCGGCATCGGTCACCTCGTACTACCAGGAAGTGTCCTTAAGAGGATCTTGCTACTCGGACCCGGCCATCGGCCGGTACTGTTATTCTCCTATCGAGTACCCGACCGAGATCAGGTGCGTTTCCGAGTTCGCCGAGGAGGCGGCGACCACCTCGTCCCGGAAGAGACACCACTGCGACCAGCCTTGCTGCTACGAGGAGCCCCAATCGCCGAAAAAGATCTACCTCGAGCTGGAAGAGCCGGCCAGGACCGGCTCGGCCTGCCAGGAATCGCCGGCCCGAGAGACGCCGCCGCAACAGGCGCCGCTACAACAGGCGCCGCCGCGAGAGGCGCCGCCCCAGGAGACGCCACTTTGTCTCGTCAAGCCGAAGAGATCCCCCGTCTCTTCGCCATCCAGAACGGAGCCGGTCACCAGCACCGTGCCTACACCGCCCATGACCAGCACCGTTCCAACACCGCCGATGACCAGCACCACCGTTCCAACACCGCCGGCGACCAGCAGCGTGTCCACGCTGCCGGTGACCATCAACCTGCTGCCCACGCTGCCGGTGACCAGCGCCATAGCCGCACAACCAGTGACCAACACTATACCCACACAGGCGGTCACCAACGCCGGGCCCACGCCGCCGGCAGCCGCCGCGCCTCCGCCTGCCGCTGCGGGACCAACGACCCAGGACGCCATCCTCTTCAAGCCGTACCTCGACAATCCCGTCAGCAAGCCCCCGAAGGAGCCCACCGTTCAGAGGGACCTCTCGCCGGTCAGCAACCagaacgtgaacaacaacaataacaacaacaacaacaacaacaactgccAAAGTATCTGCAATTTTAACGAGGCCCGAGGTCACGACTACGCCCTGGAGTTCAGTCTCCGACTACCGATCTCCTGGAGAGCGCATCCGAGCTCTTATACCGAGTTCCCGCAGGTCAGGAGCGCGTTCGTTAGGTATCCATCGAGCCCTCATTACACGTAA